In Rhipicephalus microplus isolate Deutch F79 chromosome 9, USDA_Rmic, whole genome shotgun sequence, one genomic interval encodes:
- the Yod1 gene encoding yod1 deubiquitinase: protein MASSPLILRVKSAQGQFRLDTLHVDSTVEELLGCLFSLTSVPPASMRLLLSDAPPRPLDCTDPQRRLDALPLRSGDTLIVEARREQPAASVATAKNKKEHHKEHKTLPPHKPAAEKKKEQSLPGVLVKRPVPADNSCLFTSVYLALSSGDYDAGASGALRQVIADCVAADKETYTEAFLGRPNREYCTWILNEEHWGGAIELSVLSRHYRVEMVAVDAQSGRLHRFGADEDFDQRLLLLYDGIHYDPLVLEPLEPGLPVRTLFSTREDGLLALALELAQEAKASRQYTDVRNFTLRCLVCDVGLVGQEAARRHAQETGHSSYGEV, encoded by the exons ATGGCGTCCTCCCCGTTGATACTGCGTGTCAAAAGTGCACAGGGCCAGTTCAGGTTAGACACTCTCCATGTGGACAGCACGGTGGAGGAGCTGCTGGGCTGCTTGTTCAGCTTGACAAGTGTGCCGCCAGCCTCAATGCGCCTGCTGCTGTCTGACGCCCCTCCGCGGCCTTTGGACTGTACCGACCCGCAGCGCCGCCTCGACGCGCTACCCCTCCGTTCCGGTGACACGCTCATTGTCGAAGCCCGTCGTGAACAACCTGCA GCATCTGTAGCAACggccaaaaataaaaaagagcacCACAAGGAGCACAAAACGCTGCCACCGCACAAGCCAGCAGCTGAGAAAAAGAAGGAGCAGTCGCTGCCAGGTGTGCTGGTCAAGCGCCCCGTGCCAGCGGACAACTCTTGCCTCTTCACCAGCGTCTACCTGGCTCTCTCCAGTGGCGACTATGATGCTGGGGCCAGTGGTGCCCTTCGCCAG GTGATTGCCGACTGTGTGGCAGCTGACAAGGAGACATACACGGAAGCGTTCCTGGGTCGTCCAAACCGCGAGTACTGCACCTGGATCCTCAATGAAGAGCACTGGGGCGGTGCTATCGAGCTGTCAGTGCTGAGCCGCCACTACCGCGTTGAGATGGTCGCGGTGGACGCGCAGAGTGGCCGATTGCACCGTTTCGGGGCGGACGAGGACTTCGACCAGCGATTGCTGCTGCTCTACGACGGCATCCACTACGACCCGCTCGTGCTCGAGCCGCTTGAGCCAGGCCTGCCCGTGCGCACGCTCTTCTCGACCCGCGAGGACGGACTACTGGCGCTGGCTCTTGAGCTGGCACAAGAGGCCAAGGCCAGCCGCCAGTACACTGACGTGCGCAACTTCACATTGCGTTGTCTTGTCTGCGATGTTGGACTCGTAGGCCAGGAAGCGGCGCGCCGGCATGCCCAGGAAACGGGCCACAGCAGCTATGGGGAGGTGTGA